Proteins encoded within one genomic window of Trichoderma asperellum chromosome 2, complete sequence:
- the ENP2 gene encoding Small ribosomal subunit biogenesis (BUSCO:EOG092D19HX): protein MKLSNPGTVPVYTISGASTARPLPDWLARRRKRSLKDDAEYQSRVELLQDFEFEEASQCVRISEDGEWVMSTGTYKPQFHVHNLPQLSLSFARHTTSTNETFVLLSTDYTKSLHLQNDRKLEFHTPMGCHYEVRIPRYGRDLVYDRHSTEALVPAVGIDADGQGEVFRMNLELGRFMKSYQIEVGGDDEFGGGLQGGVNVGSVNCAAIAEDTHNLLAFGTSIGTVEFWDPRSRSRVALLAGHEGGVTTMDFHPSGLSLATGSSSGMIQLFDLRRPTPLLKKDHGYGFPVKKLIHMTTSSQEKKILSADKRIIKIWDEASGDPWTSVEPVVDINDVAWCKNTGMLLTANEGKQQHAFFVPQLGSAPRWCSFLDNMVEEMAEEVRTETYDNYKFLTLPELKQLSLSHLVGKTNLLRPYMHGYFVASKLYEQARLIANPYAFEDERQKRIKEKVEKERSSRIRGTKKVKVNQRFADKLLKKQENRGQVDTNAGLLGDKRFTQLFEDEDFMVDENSGEFKALNPSTAVQQALEAKHGSVQFQGKDSDEESSDEEEPISRPKDDVVMRISSTQNEGRPLKDSALGSRQQKSTRVNKADRGEVRGERQVTFVPERKKKQQQQEEEEAPAPQRRNPKTRRSASSNTFRKM, encoded by the coding sequence ATGAAGCTGTCCAATCCGGGGACTGTCCCCGTCTACACAATCTCGGGCGCATCCACTGCGCGCCCTCTTCCAGATTGGCTTGCTCGCCGCCGGAAGCGCAGTCTGAAGGACGATGCCGAGTATCAGAGTCGCGTTGAGCTTCTGCAAGATTTCGAGTTCGAAGAAGCAAGCCAGTGTGTTCGTATcagtgaagatggcgaatGGGTCATGAGCACGGGCACATACAAGCCCCAGTTTCACGTCCACAACTTACCACAACTCTCTCTTTCGTTCGCAAGACACACGACTTCCACCAACGAGACCTTTGTCCTACTTTCCACCGACTACACAAAATCTCTCCACCTGCAGAATGATCGAAAGCTCGAATTCCACACTCCTATGGGCTGCCACTATGAAGTGCGCATTCCTAGATACGGCCGAGATCTGGTTTACGATCGACACTCTACTGAGGCTCTCGTTCCGGCTGTTGGCATCGACGCTGATGGTCAAGGAGAAGTTTTTCGCATGAACTTAGAACTTGGAAGATTTATGAAGTCATATCAGATCGAAGTTGGAGGAGACGATGAATTCGGCGGTGGTCTACAAGGAGGCGTCAATGTTGGCAGCGTAAACTGTGCAGCCATTGCTGAAGATACACACAATTTGCTCGCCTTTGGTACATCAATAGGCACAGTGGAGTTTTGGGACCCTCGTTCAAGATCACGGGTTGCATTACTTGCCGGCCATGAAGGTGGTGTCACGACAATGGATTTCCATCCGTCGGGCCTGTCACTGGCGACTGGCAGCTCAAGTGGTATGATCCAGCTATTCGACCTTCGTCGACCTACTCCCTTACTCAAAAAAGACCATGGCTACGGCTTCCCCGTGAAGAAACTGATACATATGACGACATCAtcacaagagaagaagatactGTCGGCCGACAAGCGCATCATTAAAATCTGGGATGAAGCTTCGGGTGACCCATGGACATCGGTTGAACCTGTGGTGGATATCAACGACGTGGCTTGGTGCAAAAACACCGGCATGCTGTTGACAGCCAATGAGGGCAAGCAACAACACGCATTCTTCGTGCCCCAACTAGGCTCAGCTCCAAGGTGGTGCTCGTTCTTAGACAACATGGTAGAAGAGATGGCGGAAGAAGTCCGCACTGAGACCTACGACAACTACAAGTTCTTGACTCTGCCAGAACTGAAACAGCTCAGCTTATCCCACTTGGTTGGAAAAACCAACTTGCTGCGGCCATACATGCACGGATACTTTGTGGCATCTAAGCTCTACGAGCAGGCTAGACTTATTGCAAACCCCTATGCATTCGAAGACGAGAGACAGAAGCGCATCAAGGAGAAGGTTGAGAAAGAGCGCTCTAGCCGCATCAGAGGCACCAAGAAAGTCAAGGTCAACCAGAGATTTGCCGACAAGCTTCTCAAGAAGCAGGAGAACAGAGGCCAAGTTGATACCAATGCTGGTCTTCTGGGAGATAAGCGATTCACCCAGCTTTTCGAGGACGAAGACTTCATGGTGGACGAGAATAGCGGTGAATTCAAGGCTCTCAACCCTAGCACCGCTGTTCAACAGGCTCTGGAGGCAAAGCATGGATCAGTGCAGTTCCAAGGCAAAGACTCTGACGAGGAATCtagcgatgaagaggagcCTATCTCTAGACCTAAAGACGACGTGGTGATGCGGATCTCGTCGACACAAAATGAGGGCCGGCCACTGAAGGACTCTGCATTGGGCTCAAGACAACAGAAATCTACGCGCGTCAACAAGGCGGATCGTGGCGAAGTTCGTGGAGAGCGACAGGTTACATTTGTgccagagagaaaaaagaaacagcagcagcaagaagaggaagaggctccAGCTCCACAGAGGCGAAATCCAAAGACCAGGCGAAGCGCCAGCTCGAACACATTCAGAAAGATGTGA
- a CDS encoding uncharacterized protein (EggNog:ENOG41), which translates to MNMASLGSLPGDLILDIAQHLDAARDVAHLGAVSKHAHTVINQSGWRSFVRSKFPSIDVAPGALMGWNAVADRLTYLDRCWDSRGITFTVYGEKSPARPKRREFARSRQSVNFHSVMDATTILSTQEEMLVYGAGENLVLRRKDTSGRGQDSWSKLAGRETGYAAGTGDVTAISIIQRQQFPEVVVGRATGDLQLLSARDEILTDASQTFPPTHDTNNESKAPLTRRSPGQRAVSWTEWQPDSQLLASCRSSVLTLYNLSDTEEATLKPVLFYDVSKDSAADEISLLRSVKFMSQDVVACGLGGCSDPLRWAKIRPTGIEMLNVAKEGAVGDSTERLAEKTTVRSMQPVPKMNENLLLSAWDDGSHRLSDLRSPLGHDVLYRDGFQPYQASSSMLVYGSERFVAGNNCSPDIRFFDFRFPKSYYHTNAMPCSVDVPTPGRPYQFGDIIETNGLQIQSTDTCNPSCGQTCTWHHLSKQDSWRPDAVIHIYSASMDRVHCLAKASDLSTSFYCGVRGALVEATYALGEDVYSGAAVSRRSAPDGWQASDPEGRVSLMETGVGLRDGESQLEEQTQTRMPELYYYERWRIPEAGSEEAEPLKREEGRRLDPALVASRRGRS; encoded by the exons atgaaTATGGCATCGCTGGGAAGCCTTCCCGGCGATCTCATTCTCGACATCGCCCAGCATCTTGATGCGGCTCGAGATGTGGCCCATCTGGGGGCCGTGTCGAAGCACGCTCATACCGTCATCAACCAAAGCGGATGGCGCAGCTTCGTGAGATCCAAATTCCCATCTATCGACGTTGCGCCAGGAGCCTTGATGGGGTGGAATGCCGTGGCAGACCGCTTGACGTATCTAGACCGGTGCTGGGACAGCCGTGGTATCACTTTCACGGTTTACGGAGAAAAATCACCGGCGCGGCCTAAGAGGAGGGAGTTTGCGAGGAGCAGACAGTCGGTGAACTTTCACTCAGTCATGGATGCTACGACAATCTTATCAACGCAGGAGGAAATGCTGGTATACGGTGCGGGAGAGAACTTGGTGCTCAGACGAAAGGACACGAGTGGGAGGGGCCAAGACAGCTGGAGCAAGCTGGCTGGCCGGGAAACAGGTTATGCGGCTGGAACCGGCGATGTGACGGCGATAAGCATCATTCAGCGCCAACAATTCCCCGAGGTGGTTGTTGGAAGAGCTACCGGGGACCTTCAACTGTTGTCTGCTAGAGATGAGATCTTAACGGATGCATCTCAAACATTCCCGCCTACGCACGACACAAACAATGAGTCCAAAGCACCACTGACACGAAGGTCTCCTGGCCAGAGAGCGGTTTCGTGGACTGAATGGCAACCCGACAGTCAGCTTCTGgcaagctgcagaagctcaGTCTTGACGCTATACAATCTTTCCGACACAGAAGAGGCAACACTCAAACCTGTGTTATTCTATGACGTGTCCAAAGATAGCGCTGCAGATGAGATATCGCTCTTGCGTAGCGTCAAGTTCATGAGCCAGGATGTGGTAGCCTGTGGACTTGGTGGCTGCAGCGACCCCTTGAGATGGGCCAAGATTCGACCTACAGGAATCGAAATGCTCAATGTGGCAAAGGAGGGTGCTGTAGGTGACTCTACGGAGAGACTAGCTGAGAAGACGACGGTGCGCTCTATGCAGCCGGTTCCTAAGATGAATGAGAATCTGCTGCTCAGCGCTTGGGACGACGGAAGCCACAG GCTGTCTGATTTGCGATCTCCATTGGGTCACGACGTCCTGTATCGTGATGGCTTCCAGCCTTATCAGGCCAGTAGCTCAATGCTGGTATATGGATCCGAACGATTTGTGGCAGGCAACAACTGCAGTCCCGACATTCGATTCTTCGACTTTCGATTTCCAAAGTCGTACTATCATACCAATGCCATGCCTTGTTCTGTGGATGTTCCTACTCCTGGACGACCTTATCAGTTCGGTGATATTATCGAAACCAATGGTCTGCAGATCCAGTCGACTGATACATGCAACCCCTCGTGTGGTCAAACATGTACATGGCATCATCTATCAAAGCAGGACAGCTGGCGGCCAGATGCAGTCATTCACATCTACAGCGCTTCCATGGACCGAGTCCATTGTCTCGCCAAGGCATCTGACTTGTCAACGTCCTTCTACTGCGGTGTCAGAGGGGCTCTCGTAGAGGCGACATATGCTCTTGGCGAAGACGTCTACTCTGGAGCCGCAGTCTCCCGCAGATCAGCTCCAGACGGATGGCAGGCCAGCGACCCCGAGGGAAGAGTTTCGCTCATGGAGACGGGAGTCGGGCTCCGCGACGGAGAGTCGCAGCTGGAGGAACAAACACAGACGAGGATGCCAGAGCTGTATTACTACGAACGATGGAGAATTCCAGAGGCGGGAtctgaagaagcagagccgttgaagagagaggaaggaCGGCGACTGGACCCGGCGTTGGTGGCTAGCAGAAGGGGTAGAAGTTGA
- a CDS encoding uncharacterized protein (EggNog:ENOG41), producing MPFNTELTRRLGIRVPVVQGGMMHIGTADLAAAVSNAGGLGIITALIFTTPEALRAEIQRCRTLTKNPFAVNLTLLPSMLPPDYPAYAQAIIDEGVRIVETAGNSPGPVIRQLKAAGVTILHKCTTIRHAQSAVKLGVDFLSIDGFECAGHVGESDITNFILLSRARQTLKTPFIASGGFADGQGLAAALVLGACGVNMGTRFMCTVEAPIHNNIKEAIVKAQETDTTLLLRRWTNTTRLFKNQVALDALKIEKESKTGEFAEVAPYVSGKRGKEVFVNGDPEFGVWTTGQVIGLIHDIPTCGALVARIEKEAESSLREKLSLIVPDTKL from the exons ATGCCTTTCAACACTGAGCTCACGCGCCGTCTGGGCATTCGCG TCCCCGTCGTCCAGGGCGGCATGATGCACATCGGCACCGCCGACCTCGCCGCGGCCGTGTCCAACGCCGGCGGCCTGGGCATCATCACGGCCCTCATCTTCACCACGCCCGAGGCCCTGCGCGCCGAGATCCAGCGCTGCCGCACGCTGACCAAGAACCCGTTCGCCGTCAACctgacgctgctgccgtcGATGCTGCCGCCCGACTACCCGGCGTACGCGCAGGCCATCATCGACGAGGGCGTGCGCATCGTCGAGACGGCGGGCAACTCGCCCGGCCCCGTCATCCGCCAGCTCAAGGCCGCCGGCGTCACCATCCTGCACAAGTGCACCACGATCCGCCACGCCCAGAGCGCCGTCAAGCTGGGCGTCGACTTCCTCAGCATCGACGGCTTCGAGTGCGCGGGCCACGTCGGCGAGAGCGACATCACAAACTTCATCCTGCTGAGCCGCGCGCGGCAGACGCTCAAGACGCCCTTCATCGCGTCGGGCGGCTTCGCCGACGGCCAGGGCCTCGCcgcggcgctggtgctgggcGCGTGCGGCGTCAACATGGGCACGCGCTTCATGTGCACCGTCGAGGCGCCCATCCATAACAACATCAAGGAGGCCATTGTCAAGGCGCAGGAGACGGAcacgacgctgctgctgaggcggTGGACCAACACCACCAGGCTGTTCAAGAACCAGGTTGCGCTGGATGCCCTCAAGATTGAGAAGGAGAGCAAGACGGGCGAGTTTGCAGAGGTGGCGCCGTATGTGAGCGGCAAGAGGGGCAAGGAGGTGTTTGTCAATGGAGATCCCGAATTTGGC GTCTGGACGACGGGTCAGGTCATTGGTCTGATCCACGATATTCCCACGTGCGGTGCGTTGGTGGCTCGCATCGAGAAGGAGGCCGAGAGCTCTCTGCGGGAGAAGCTGTCCTTGATTGTGCCTGACACGAAgctataa
- a CDS encoding uncharacterized protein (EggNog:ENOG41): protein MDISDLLVRHEKLVHLNEGHKDASRPRKLSGASMHKPSLSDSHVELDVMGIHRLRPPPPPPPATATLLPPQPSPPQQHQTQAPPPPFHHEPMTSNAGGHLVQQDSQAAARTAACNLDLLSDAALASEVNTMQPILNNMPQQPPTHARVKSYPDNMEGYAERARVDAPILTAGFAPQPPQPSYDDYNLFLDDYTTPQHFLPPHFEPDQQINFFARSPAAFQRGNSKPNSQLPSRFGSLAPDVQEPGSRLHEEVSRSPLRISVVDHTAIKNRLEEFSSVLPADFVFPSRHTLTRFLDGYIGGFHEQIPFLHLPTLSPTELAPELLLAILAVGAQYRFESKRGYALWYAAKAVSMEQIRRRHSSEIHALLPNASSYSPHSTRPSPSTSYRHSFASAQSERPITQDTHREPYSPNTPQSRLETIQAVLLLFSLGLWGAKTILNEALSLQSTLAILIREEGLTEDISQASVTDWESWIRREGATRTKLIAYSFFNLCSIAYDLPPLLVTSELKLSLPLPARLWRAETAWQWQELRQSTPLVEITVHEAIARLFGRTNQGLPNHLSSLGFYVLIHALIQHIYFLKQTSLAAGLPFDTQRTLKVEDVDEVTGALRVWHNTVEQHHYLLATGSGPFASTDFAPGGLLAYNATALLRLAYIRLYTDTPLSRELQSRDSMLMASAMISTPMVVRSVRLHGAVFQAVHALSMLVKAGVNYVARTKSTEWSIQHSLCNFECALLLAKWLLTLASLSPSDSPVTLDEKNLLETVSKMLDETEFAVPVDPSLAGMNANPQMEATTGPMKLRQLASAVVRLWAETFKGTHIFDMIKTMGASLDGYADLVDKPRDRVSMASNATMN, encoded by the exons ATGGACATCAGTGATCTCCTCGTCCGGCACGAGAAGCTTGTTCACCTAAATGAAGGACATAAAGATGCCTCACGACCAAGAAAGCTCTCCGGGGCCTCTATGCACAAGCCATCCCTTTCAGATAGCCATGTTGAGCTCGATGTCATGGGGATTCACCGGCTGCGGCCACCTCCACCGCCTCCACCGGCTACTGCCACGCTGCTGCCTCCACAACCATCGCCgccccagcagcatcagaCTCAGGCACCTCCGCCACCATTTCACCATGAGCCCATGACTTCAAATGCCGGAGGCCATCTTGTTCAGCAGGATTCCCAAGCGGCAGCAAGAACAGCGGCATGCAACCTGGACCTCCTTTCTGATGCGGCGCTTGCCAGCGAAGTAAATACTATGCAGCCTATTCTTAACAACATGCCCCAGCAGCCTCCCACGCATGCAAGAGTCAAGAGCTATCCAGATAATATGGAAGGGTATGCGGAGCGTGCACGAGTAGATGCACCAATTCTCACCGCTGGATTTGCCCCTCAGCCTCCACAGCCGTCCTATGATGACTATAACCTGTTCCTTGACGATTACACAACGCCTCAGCATTTCCTCCCTCCACACTTTGAGCCTGATCAGCAGATTAATTTTTTCGCTCGCTCTCCTGCAGCGTTTCAGCGGGGCAATTCAAAGCCCAATTCACAACTTCCCTCTCGCTTTGGATCTCTTGCTCCTGATGTACAAGAGCCCGGCTCTCGATTACACGAAGAGGTCTCTCGATCCCCTCTTCGTATCTCTGTGGTTGATCACACTGCTATCAAGAATCGTCTGGAAGAATTCTCATCTGTACTGCCGGCTGATTTTGTGTTCCCTTCCCGCCATACGCTGACACGGTTTTTGGATGGATATATTGGCGGATTTCATGAACAGATTCCGTTCTTGCATTTGCCTACATTGTCCCCCACAGAGCTCGCCCCggagcttcttctcgctaTTTTGGCCGTTGGTGCCCAATACAGATTCGAGAGCAAGAGGGGATATGCCCTGTGGTATGCTGCCAAGGCAGTCTCCATGGAACAGATACGGAGGAGGCACAGCTCAGAAATCCATGCGCTTTTGCCAAACGCATCGTCTTATAGTCCGCATTCGACGCGTCCGTCTCCAAGTACTAGTTACAGgcattcttttgcttcagcTCAGTCGGAGAGACCGATAACCCAGGATACACATCGGGAACCTTA TTCCCCAAACACCCCCCAATCTCGGCTTGAAACAATCCAGGCCGTCttattgctcttttctctgggCCTCTGGGGAGCCAAGACAATTCTAAATGAAGCACTGTCTCTGCAGAGCACTTTGGCTATCCTGATTCGAGAAGAGGGCCTTACAGAGGATATAAGCCAAGCGAGCGTGACAGACTGGGAGTCTTGGATCAGACGCGAAGGGGCGACCAGAACCAAGCTCATTGcatattctttcttcaacCTTTGTAGCATCGCATATGACTTGCCGCCCCTGTTAGTTACATCCGAATTAAAGctctctttgcctcttcccGCTAGACTCTGGAGAGCAGAGACTGCCTGGCAATGGCAAGAGCTGAGACAGTCGACGCCATTGGTCGAGATTACCGTTCACGAAGCTATTGCTAGGTTATTTGGCCGCACTAACCAGGGCCTGCCAAACCATCTATCATCGCTGGGATTTTATGTCCTCATCCACGCACTGATTCAGCACATCTATTTTTTGAAGCAGACCTCACTGGCTGCTGGCTTACCATTTGATACCCAGCGCACTTTGAAGGTAGAGGATGTGGATGAAGTCACTGGAGCGTTGCGAGTGTGGCACAACACCGTTGAGCAGCATCACTACCTGCTTGCCACAGGCTCGGGGCCCTTTGCCAGCACAGACTTTGCCCCTGGCGGCCTATTGGCTTATAACGCGACAGCGCTGCTGCGCCTTGCGTATATTCGCCTGTACACTGATACTCCTCTAAGCAGAGAGCTGCAGTCAAGAGACTCGATGCTGATGGCGTCGGCCATGATCTCCACTCCGATGGTTGTGCGCAGCGTGCGACTTCATGGAGCGGTGTTTCAGGCTGTTCATGCATTGTCCATGCTGGTCAAGGCTGGAGTCAATTATGTCGCGAGGACGAAGTCTACGGAATGGAGCATCCAGCATTCAT TATGTAACTTTGAGTGCGCTCTACTTCTTGCCAAGTGGCTCTTGACCCTAGCGTCACTTTCACCGTCTGATTCTCCTGTTACTCTCGACGAAAAAAATCTCTTGGAAACAGTGAGCAAAATGCTTGACGAAACTGAATTTGCCGTCCCCGTTGATCCCTCTCTGGCTGGAATGAACGCGAACCCGCAGATGGAAGCAACAACAGGCCCTATGAAGCTAAGGCAGCTGGCAAGTGCAGTAGTGCGCCTCTGGGCCGAGACGTTCAAAGGCACTCACATCTTTGATATGATCAAAACGATGGGCGCTAGCTTGGACGGGTATGCCGATTTGGTGGACAAGCCAAGAGATCGCGTGTCTATGGCGTCAAATGCGACTATGAATTGA
- a CDS encoding uncharacterized protein (EggNog:ENOG41) → MDSEMGLLADEITQQVAIWEKYGRESGLALPSAGFYTRTPVLSPQTPRYVLDAREKIIGSAFKLLQLAAGPSKIPSIAISYSQTLMALKWLFHFKIFDHVPEEPIEYDELAESANVPVLELKRMLRIVMASFIFFGARGWNGIPFFCDVVMPAAVKIVDATTRWPSSEDPDETARNIAQNNDLNLPQYLTESNQAEGYTSLMKLLGSEPSQQTVLSADIVHGFDWANLPRDSVVVDLGSCSPCSLELAELFSHLQSEVQGPQDKLNVLKEFVTMRNPGLLAQSNSSLTTFAMSSPLIQLQCIF, encoded by the exons ATGGACTCAGAGATGGGCCTTCTTGCTGACGAGATCACGCAGCAAGTTGCAATTTGGGAAAAATATGGTCGTGAGTCCGGACTGGCACTGCCATCTGCTGGCTTTTACACTCGCACTCCAGTTCTATCGCCTCAAACTCCGCGCTATGTCCTTGATGCCAGGGAAAAGATCATAGGCTCGGCAttcaagcttcttcagctaGCAGCAGGTCCATCCAAGATCCCCTCAATTGCAATATCTTAT TCTCAAACCTTGATGGCCCTTAAATGGCTTTTCCACTTCAAAATCTTTGATCACGTCCCAGAAGAGCCGATTGAATACGACGAGTTGGCAGAATCTGCGAATGTGCCGGTCCTCGAGCTCAAACGGATGCTCAGAATTGTTATGGCCAGCTTCATTTTTTTCGGAGCTCGAGGATGGAACG GCATCCCCTTTTTCTGCGATGTCGTCATGCCAGCTGCAGTAAAAATAGTGGATGCAACAACTCGTTGGCCCAGCTCGGAGGATCCAGATGAGACCGCTCGCAACATAGCCCAGAATAATGATTTGAACTTGCCTCAATATCTGACCGAAAGCAACCAAGCTGAGGGATACACTAGTTTGATGAAGCTTCTTGGCAGCGAGCCCAGCCAGCAGACTGTCTTATCTGCCGATATTGTTCACGGATTCGATTGGGCAAATCTACCGAGAGATTCGGTAGTTGTGGAT CTCGGTTCGTGTAGTCCATGCTCATTGGAGCTGGCTGAACTattttctcatcttcaatcCGAAGTTCAGGGTCCCCAAGATAAACTGAATGTTTTGAAAGAGTTTGTCACCATGAGAAATCCAGGACTCTTGGCACAATCGAATTCTTCGCTCACGACTTTCGCGATGAGCAGCCCACTCATTCAGCTGCAGTGTATCTTCTAG
- the ABD1 gene encoding mRNA cap guanine-N7 methyltransferase (BUSCO:EOG092D2DQ7): MGQHSDADSSPPRRPNKRPAEDDMQDDLPQPYNANSLQAPKRRAISPSEQPRKLKRPGARARFSEAEREAIRQRQLERDRQAAEAALTAEANKVRGINDVVREHYNSVPQRGRDWRTRESKIKGLRVFNNWVKSCIIQRYSPDEDHDPGSREAGRSSGKELLVLDIGCGKGGDLSKWQQAPQPIQLYVGLDPANVSIEQARDRYRQMGSRGGRGGRGGRFNHRPPPRLFDARFHVKDCYSESIEDVEIIRQVGFDPSTMNRRGFDVVSMMFCMHYAFESEKHARTMLRNVAGALKKGGRFIGCIPNSDVLGERVRAFNAQLAAKRKAKEDEKRENGQESTTPTSTPPPAEPEDGEVEEGEAEPTAEWGNSIYRVRFPGKTPEDGVFRPAFGWKYNFFLDEAVEEVPEYVVPWEAFRALAEDFNLELQFHKSFSDIWETEKDDPELGPLSERMGVRERGGGRLLVSDEEMEAASFYIGFCFYKV, from the coding sequence ATGGGCCAACACTCTGATGCCGACTCCTCCCCTCCGAGGAGACCCAACAAGCGACCAGCTGAAGACGACATGCAAGACGATCTGCCTCAGCCGTACAACGCCAACTCTCTCCAAGCGCCTAAGCGGCGCGCCATATCTCCATCTGAACAGCCCCGAAAGCTGAAGCGTCCTGGAGCGCGAGCCCGCTTCTCCGAGGCCGAGCGAGAAGCcatccgccagcgccagctcgaACGCGATCGTCAAGCCGCTGAAGCCGCCCTGACTGCCGAGGCGAACAAAGTACGAGGCATCAACGATGTCGTCAGAGAGCACTACAACAGCGTGCCCCAGCGAGGACGCGACTGGCGCACCCGCGAGAGTAAGATCAAGGGCCTTCGCGTCTTCAACAACTGGGTCAAGAGCTGCATCATCCAGCGCTACTCGCCCGACGAGGACCATGATCCTGGCTCGCGGGAGGCCGGCCGCTCCAGCGGCAAGGAGCTCCTCGTTCTTGATATTGGCTGTGGAAAGGGCGGCGACCTTAGTAAGTGGCAGCAGGCACCACAGCCCATCCAACTCTATGTCGGCCTAGACCCTGCCAATGTCAGTATCGAGCAAGCCAGAGATCGATATCGACAGATGGGCTCTCGTGGAGGCCGTGGCGGCCGTGGCGGACGATTCAATCATAGACCCCCGCCCCGTCTCTTTGATGCGCGGTTCCACGTCAAGGATTGCTACTCAGAGAGCATCGAAGACGTGGAGATCATCCGCCAGGTCGGCTTCGACCCATCCACGATGAACCGCCGCGGCTTCGACGTCGTGAGTATGATGTTCTGCATGCACTACGCTTTCGAATCCGAGAAACATGCCCGTACCATGCTTCGCAACGTCGCCGGCGCGCTCAAAAAGGGCGGCCGCTTCATCGGCTGCATCCCCAATTCCGATGTGCTCGGCGAGCGCGTCCGCGCCTTCAACGCCCAGTTGGCTGCCAAGcgaaaagccaaagaagacgagaagagggaaaatggCCAAGAGTCTACCACTCCCACATCCACGCCACCTCCCGCAGAGCCTGAGGACGGCGAGGTCGAAGAGGGCGAGGCTGAGCCGACAGCTGAATGGGGTAACTCGATCTATCGTGTGCGTTTTCCGGGCAAGACCCCCGAAGACGGCGTCTTCCGTCCTGCCTTCGGCTGGAAGTATAATTTCTTCCTGGACGAGGCCGTTGAGGAAGTCCCCGAATATGTCGTCCCTTGGGAGGCCTTCCGTGCGCTGGCCGAGGATTTCAACCTGGAACTGCAGTTCCACAAATCTTTCTCGGACATCTGGGAGACGGAGAAGGATGACCCAGAACTTGGACCCCTGAGTGAGAGGATGGGTGTCCGCGAGAGAGGTGGTGGCAGGCTGCTAGTCTCggatgaagagatggaggcggCCAGCTTTTATATTGGATTCTGCTTTTACAAAGTATAA